A section of the Jaculus jaculus isolate mJacJac1 chromosome 6, mJacJac1.mat.Y.cur, whole genome shotgun sequence genome encodes:
- the LOC101599025 gene encoding olfactory receptor 12-like, translated as MKNELNRNYSGVTEFILLGFRTPPQLQALLFLLFLMIYMVTVVGNVSMIVVIKMDSKLQTPMYFFLRNLSYLDLCYSTVIAPKTLADFLANEKKISYNGCATQFFFFALFVTTEGFLLAVMAFDRFSAICSPLLYPVHMSQKVCVRLVTGSYICGCINSIVQTGLTFSLRFCGENRLDHFFCDVPALIKISCVDTSVNEAVLFILSALIIICTTTAILVSYAYILSTVLKIPTTHGRSKTFSTCGSHIAVVSLFYRSVFFMYAQPGAIYTPEKSKIVAVFYTLIIPMLNPLIYSLRNKDVKDAVKRILCGKCSSQ; from the coding sequence ATGAAGAATGAGCTGAACAGGAATTACTCAGGGGTGACTGAATTTATCCTGTTGGGGTTTAGAACCCCTCCACAGCTCCAGGCCCTCTTATTCTTGTTGTTCTTGATGATCTACATGGTCACTGTAGTGGGGAATGTCAGCATGATAGTTGTCATTAAAATGGACTCCAAACTGCAAACACCGATGTACTTCTTCCTCAGAAACTTGTCCTATCTAGATCTCTGCTATTCTACAGTCATTGCTCCCAAAACCTTAGCTGACTTCTtggcaaatgaaaagaaaatttcctaCAATGGTTGTGCAACCCaatttttcttctttgccttGTTTGTCACAACGGAAGGCTTTCTTCTTGCTGTCATGGCATTTGATCGGTTCTCGGCCATTTGTTCTCCTCTCCTTTACCCTGTGCACATGTCCCAGAAAGTCTGTGTCAGGCTGGTAACTGGATCCTACATCTGTGGATGCATCAACTCCATTGTGCAAACAGGTCTCACCTTCAGCTTGCGTTTCTGTGgagaaaacagactggaccatTTTTTCTGTGATGTTCCAGCTCTGATCAAGATCTCATGTGTTGACACCTCTGTGAATGAGGCTGTTTTGTTTATTCTCTCTGCTCTAATCATCATCTGCACCACTACTGCTATTCTGGTTTCTTATGCATACATCCTCTCCACAGTCCTGAAGATCCCTACCACCCATGGCAGGAGTAAGACCTTCTCTACCTGTGGTTCTCACATAGCAGTTGTGAGTTTATTCTATAGAAGTGTGTTCTTCATGTATGCCCAGCCTGGAGCCATATACACACCAGAGAAAAGCAAGATTGTGGCTGTGTTTTACACACTGATAATACCAATGCTGAACCCTCTAATATACAGTCTGAGGAATAAAGATGTGAAAGATGCTGTAAAGCGAATATTATGTGGGAAGTGTTCCTCTCAGTGA